A window from Gossypium raimondii isolate GPD5lz chromosome 7, ASM2569854v1, whole genome shotgun sequence encodes these proteins:
- the LOC105795758 gene encoding calcium-transporting ATPase, endoplasmic reticulum-type — translation MDKRPFPAWSWSVEQCLKEYNAKLDKGLSSYQVEKQREKYGWNELAKEKGKPLLRLVLEQFDDMLVKILLVAAFISFILAYMHGSDSEESGFEAYVEPFVIVLILVLNAIVGVWQETNAEKALEALKEMQCESGKVLRDGYIVPDLPARELVPGDIVELQVGDKVPADMRIAALKTSTLRLEQSALTGEAMPVLKGTSPIFPEECELQAKENMVFAGTTVVNGSCVCIVVCTGMNTEIGKIQKQIHEASLEESDTPLKKKLDEFGSRLTTAIGLVCLIVWLINYKNFLSWDMVDGWPANLRFSFEKCTYYFKIAVALAVAAIPEGLPAVITTSLALGTRKMAQKNAIVRKLPSVETLGCTTVICSDKTGTLTTNQMSVAEFFTLGGKTTTSRIFHVEGTTYDPKDGGIVDWTCYNMDANLQVMAEICAVCNDAGIFCDGRLFRATGLPTEAALKVLVEKMGVPDAKMRNKIHDSQLAANYLIDRSTIKLGCCEWWTKRSKRLATLELDTVRKSMSVIVREPTGHNRLLVKGAVESLVERSTHVQLADGSLVPMDESCSQLLLSRNSEMSSKGLRCLGLAYKDDLGEFSDYYSENHPAHKKLLDPASYSSIESDLVFVGVVGLRDPPRDEVDKAIEDCKAAGIRVMVITGDNKSTAEAICHEIKLFSDGEDVRGKSFTGKEFMALSPSQQIETLSKPGGKVFSRAEPRHKQEIVRMLKEMGEIVAMTGDGVNDAPALKLADIGIAMGITGTEVAKEASDMVLADDNFSTIVSAVAEGRSIYNNMKAFIRYMISSNVGEVISIFLTAALGLPECMIPVQLLWVNLVTDGPPATALGFNPPDVGIMWKPPRKSDDALIDSWVLFRYLTIGSYVGVATVGIFILWYTQASFMGINLVSDGHTLIELSQLRNWGECSTWSNFSVAPYTVGDGHLITFSNPCDYFTIGKVKTMTLSLSVLVAIEMFNSLNALSEDSSLLTLPPWRNTWLLVAMSVSFGLHCLILYVPFLANMFGVVPLSLNEWFLVILVSIPVVLIDETLKFFGRSRRHRVKEKTA, via the exons ATGGATAAAAGGCCTTTCCCTGCGTGGTCATGGTCTGTTGAGCAGTGTCTGAAAGAATATAATGCTAAACTAGACAAGGGATTGAGCAGTTACCAGGTGGAGAAACAGCGTGAGAAGTATGGTTGGAATGAGCTTGCCAAAGAGAAAGGGAAGCCTTTATTGCGGCTTGTGTTGGAACAATTTGACGACATGCTTGTGAAGATACTTCTAGTTGCTGCTTTTATATCTTTCATTTTAGCCTATATGCATGGGAGTGACTCCGAGGAGTCTGGTTTTGAGGCCTATGTGGAGCCATTTGTGATAGTATTGATTTTAGTCCTTAATGCAATTGTTGGAGTATGGCAAGAGACCAATGCTGAGAAGGCACTTGAGGCCCTTAAGGAGATGCAATGCGAATCCGGTAAGGTTTTAAGAGATGGGTACATTGTACCTGACCTGCCAGCCCGGGAGCTTGTACCGGGTGACATTGTTGAATTGCAGGTTGGTGATAAGGTTCCTGCTGATATGAGAATAGCAGCTCTGAAAACTTCAACTTTGAGATTGGAACAAAGTGCACTAACTGGGGAGGCAATGCCTGTTTTGAAAGGTACTAGTCCAATATTCCCGGAGGAATGTGAGTTGCAGGCAAAAGAAAATATGGTTTTCGCAGGCACAACTGTGGTGAATGGTAGCTGTGTTTGTATCGTTGTTTGCACTGGAATGAACACTGAGATTGGGAAGATACAGAAGCAAATACACGAGGCCTCTTTGGAAGAGAGTGACACACCTTTGAAAAAGAAGTTGGATGAATTTGGGAGCAGGCTTACAACTGCAATTGGACTTGTTTGTCTCATTGTTTGGCTTATCAATTACAAAAACTTCCTCTCTTGGGATATGGTGGATGGATGGCCCGCAAATCTCCGCTTCTCATTTGAGAAATGTACCTACTATTTCAAGATAGCTGTTGCCCTTGCTGTAGCTGCAATTCCAGAAGGTCTCCCTGCTGTGATCACAACATCTTTAGCTCTTGGTACAAGAAAAATGGCTCAAAAGAATGCGATCGTACGGAAGCTTCCTAGTGTTGAAACCTTGGGATGCACCACTGTGATTTGTTCAGATAAAACTGGGACTTTGACCACGAATCAAATGTCTGTTGCAGAATTCTTTACCCTCGGTGGGAAAACCACTACTTCTCGTATTTTCCATGTTGAAGGCACAACCTATGACCCGAAGGATGGTGGAATTGTTGATTGGACCTGTTACAATATGGATGCTAACTTACAAGTCATGGCAGAAATATGTGCAGTTTGCAATGATGCTGGGATTTTCTGTGATGGTCGTCTCTTCCGGGCCACAGGTTTGCCCACAGAAGCTGCTTTGAAGGTTTTGGTTGAAAAGATGGGAGTTCCAGATGCCAAGATGAGGAACAAAATCCATGACTCACAGCTTGCTGCAAACTATTTGATTGACCGAAGCACAATTAAACTAG GTTGCTGCGAGTGGTGGACCAAAAGATCAAAAAGGCTTGCAACATTGGAGTTGGATACTGTACGAAAGTCTATGAGCGTTATTGTTAGAGAGCCTACCGGACACAACAGACTGCTTGTCAAG GGCGCTGTTGAGAGTTTAGTGGAACGTAGTACACACGTCCAACTTGCAGATGGATCTCTTGTTCCAATGGATGAATCATGTAGTCAACTATTGCTTTCAAGAAATTCAGAGATGAGTTCAAAGGGACTGCGATGCTTGGGATTGGCGTATAAGGACGACCTGGGGGAATTTTCGGACTACTACTCTGAGAATCATCCTGCTCATAAGAAGTTGCTTGATCCAGCTAGCTATTCTTCCATTGAAAGTGACTTGGTTTTTGTAGGGGTTGTTGGTCTCAGG GACCCTCCACGAGATGAAGTTGACAAAGCAATAGAAGATTGTAAAGCAGCAGGAATTAGAGTTATGGTGATAACAGGAGATAATAAATCCACAGCTGAGGCTATTTgtcatgaaattaaattgttctCTGATGGAGAGGATGTTAGAGGGAAAAGTTTTACTGGTAAAGAATTCATGGCTCTTTCCCCTTCGCAACAAATTGAAACGTTGTCAAAGCCAGGGGGAAAGGTCTTCTCTCGTGCTGAACCTAGGCATAAGCAAGAAATCGTTAGGATGCTAAAAGAGATGGGGGAAATTGTTGCTATGACTGGAGATGGTGTAAATGATGCACCTGCCCTTAAACTGGCTGATATCGGAATTGCTATGGGCATAACTGGAACCGAG GTAGCAAAAGAAGCTTCTGATATGGTTTTGGCAGATGACAACTTTAGCACCATTGTTTCGGCTGTTGCCGAGGGGCGttctatatataataacatgaaAGCTTTCATAAG ATACATGATATCATCCAATGTTGGAGAAGTAATCTCCATATTCTTGACTGCTGCTCTGGGATTACCAGAGTGTATGATTCCTGTGCAACTCTTATGGGTGAATTTGGTTACGGATGGTCCTCCTGCGACAGCTCTCGGGTTTAATCCTCCAGATGTTGGTATAATGTGGAAACCACCCCGTAAAAGTGATGACGCTCTCATTGACTCCTGGGTCCTGTTTCGTTACTTG ACAATAGGTTCTTATGTGGGCGTAGCAACCGTTGGCATCTTCATCTTGTGGTATACTCAGGCTTCTTTTATGGGTATCAACCTTGTTAGCGATGGTCACACACTAATCGAACTGTCTCAGCTTCGCAACTGGGGAGAGTGTTCGACATGGTCAAATTTCTCCGTGGCCCCATATACGGTTGGTGATGGTCACCTGATCACATTCTCGAACCCATGTGACTACTTCACCATTGGCAAAGTGAAAACAATGACTCTGTCACTATCTGTATTAGTAGCTATCGAAATGTTCAATTCCTTGAACGCACTTTCCGAAGACAGCAGCCTGCTAACGTTGCCACCTTGGAGGAACACTTGGCTTTTGGTTGCAATGTCGGTCTCATTTGGACTCCATTGCCTTATACTTTACGTTCCATTCCTGGCAAACATGTTTGGTGTTGTTCCATTGAGCCTGAATGAGTGGTTCTTAGTAATTTTGGTCTCAATACCCGTCGTACTTATCGACGAGACCCTTAAATTTTTTGGAAGGAGTCGAAGACATAGAGTGAAGGAAAAGAcagcataa
- the LOC105795776 gene encoding U-box domain-containing protein 44: protein MAIDVVTSASFVPASEILSQTVEAILEIVVSANDVLFKKDSFKKLASYLERIVPVLKELKGKCISNSESLNNAIQILNREIKAAKQLTAECSTKSKVYLLMNSRGIVRRLEGTMREISRGLSLLPLASLELSSAIVVEIGNLCDSMQKAEFKAAITEEEILEKIETGIQERNADRSYANNLLVLIAEAVGIPTERSALKREFEDFKSEIENVRLRKDKAEAIQMDQIIALLERADAASSPKEKEMKYFTKRKSLGSQPLEPLQSFYCPITRDVMVDPVETSSGQTFERSAIEKWFTEGNNLCPLTMTPLDTSILRPNKTLRQSIEEWKDRNTMITIASMKPNLTSGDEEEVLQCLGQLKDLCEQRDMHREWVILENYISVLIQLLGGKNRDIRNRVLVILHILTKDSDDAKDRVAKVDGAIELVVRSLGRRTDERRLAVALLLDLSKYNVLRDSIGKVQGCILLLVTMASGDDYQAARDAEEILENLSYSDQNVIQMARANYFKHLLQRLSTGPDDVKLIMATAIAEMELTDHNKVVLLERGALRPLLNWVSHGGIQMKSVAVKALRNLSSVPKNGLQMIKEGASRPLLDLLHLGSSSSALREQVAATVMHLAVSTMSQESTETPVSLLESDEDVFMVFSLISLTGPEIQQNLLQIFQALCQSPSAAYIKTKLTQCLAIQVLIQLCECDIGNVRLNAVKLFCFLVKDGDEATILEHVRQKCIETLLRIIQSFNDDEEVASAVGIIANLPENDQITQWLVDAGAIPIIFRFLRSGRLNDSNRSQLVDSAVGAICRFTAPTNLEWQKRAAEADVIPMLVQLLDSGTTLTKYHAATSLSRFSQSSLQLSRTIPKKKGFWCLSAPPETACPVHGGICSVVSSFCLLEADAVIPLARVLEGTDAGVCEASLDALLTLIEGERLQNGSKVLAEANAITPMIRCLSSPSLRLQEKALHALERIFRLPEFKQKYGPAAQMPLVDLTQRGNSSMKSLSARILAHLNVLHDQSSYF from the exons ATGGCAATCGACGTAGTCACTAGTGCCTCATTTGTTCCGGCTTCAGAGATTCTTTCTCAGACTGTAGAGGCCATTCTCGAGATTGTGGTTTCTGCAAATGATGTTCTCTTTAAGAAAGATAGTTTTAAAAAACTTGCATCTTACTTAGAGAGAATTGTCCCAGttttgaaagagttgaaaggaAAATGTATTTCTAATTCTGAGAGCTTGAACAATGCTATTCAGATTCTCAATCGTGAAATAAAAGCTGCGAAGCAACTAACTGCAGAATGCAGCACAAAAAGCAAAGTATATCTCTTGATGAATAGTCGTGGGATAGTCAGGCGCCTAGAAGGTACCATGAGAGAGATAAGCAGGGGATTAAGTCTCCTTCCATTGGCATCTTTAGAACTTTCTTCAGCTATAGTTGTAGAAATTGGAAACCTCTGTGATAGTATGCAGAAGGCCGAGTTCAAGGCTGCTATAACAGAAGAAGAGATCTTAGAGAAAATTGAGACAGGCATACAGGAGAGGAATGCTGATCGTTCTTATGCAAACAATCTGCTGGTTCTCATTGCAGAAGCTGTTGGGATACCTACTGAGAGATCGGCTTTAAAAAGGGAATTTGAAGACTTCAAAAGTGAGATTGAAAATGTCAGGCTTAGGAAGGACAAGGCTGAAGCTATACAAATGGATCAGATAATTGCTTTGTTGGAAAGGGCTGATGCTGCTTCTTCTCCTAAAGAGAAAGAGATGAAGTATTTCACTAAGCGGAAATCTTTGGGTAGTCAACCGCTGGAGCCTCTCCAATCATTTTATTGTCCAATCACTCGCGATGTAATGGTAGATCCTGTGGAGACTTCATCTGGACAGACATTTGAGAGAAGTGCTATAGAGAAGTGGTTTACAGAGGGGAACAACTTATGCCCTTTGACTATGACTCCCCTAGACACATCAATCCTACGCCCTAACAAAACACTGAGGCAGTCAATAGAAGAGTGGAAGGACAGAAACACAATGATAACAATTGCTTCAATGAAACCCAATCTCACATCTGGAGATGAGGAAGAAGTGCTTCAATGTCTAGGACAGCTAAAGGATCTTTGTGAACAGAGAGACATGCACCGAGAGTGGGTGATCTTGGAGAACTATATATCAGTTCTTATTCAACTTCTTGGTGGAAAAAATCGTGATATAAGGAATCGTGTTCTTGTCATACTTCACATTTTGACAAAAGATAGTGATGATGCAAAG GATAGAGTGGCAAAAGTTGATGGTGCAATTGAACTTGTAGTTCGTTCCTTGGGGCGTCGCACAGATGAAAGGAGGTTAGCAGTGGCATTACTTTtggatttatcaaaatataacgTCTTAAGAGACAGCATTGGGAAGGTTCAGGGTTGTATTCTCCTTTTGGTGACAATGGCAAGTGGTGATGACTATCAAGCTGCCAGAGATGCCGAGGAAATATTGGAAAACCTGTCATATTCTGATCAGAACGTCATACAGATGGCAAGGGCAAACTATTTTAAACATTTGCTCCAGCGTTTGTCAACTG GACCAGATGATGTAAAACTAATCATGGCAACAGCTATAGCTGAAATGGAGTTAACTGACCATAATAAAGTGGTATTGTTAGAAAGAGGTGCATTGCGTCCACTTCTTAACTGGGTCTCTCATGGTGGTATTCAAATGAAAAGTGTAGCTGTTAAAGCTCTTCGAAACCTCTCAAGCGTACCAAAAAATGGCTTGCAGATGATCAAAGAAGGTGCATCCCGCCCATTACTTGACCTCCTCCATCTTGGCTCATCATCCTCAGCATTACGAGAACAAGTCGCCGCAACGGTTATGCACCTTGCAGTATCCACTATGTCACAAGAATCCACTGAGACTCCAGTTTCTTTATTGGAATCTGATGAGGATGTTTTCATGGTCTTCTCTTTGATTAGCCTGACTGGACCAGAAATCCAACAAAACCTCCTGCAAATCTTTCAGGCGTTGTGCCAATCCCCCTCTGCAGCATATATCAAGACCAAGCTGACACAG TGCTTAGCCATCCAAGTGCTAATCCAGTTGTGCGAATGTGATATTGGAAATGTACGGCTGAATGCTGTGAAGCTTTTCTGTTTTTTGGTGAAGGATGGTGACGAAGCCACTATCCTGGAGCATGTGCGCCAGAAATGCATTGAGACTTTACTTAGGATTATCCAGTCTTTTAATGATGACGAAGAAGTTGCTTCTGCAGTGGGCATAATTGCTAACCTTCCTGAAAATGACCAGATCACTCAGTGGCTTGTGGATGCTGGTGCAATTCCAATCATTTTTCGTTTTCTTCGCAGTGGTAGACTTAATGATTCCAATAGAAGTCAGCTAGTAGACAGTGCTGTTGGAGCCATCTGCCGTTTTACTGCTCCAACAAATCTGGAATGGCAAAAGAGAGCAGCTGAAGCCGATGTTATCCCCATGTTAGTTCAATTGTTGGATTCAGGAACCACCTTGACCAAATATCATGCAGCCACTTCTCTGTCTCGTTTTTCACAGAGTTCTCTTCAGCTAAGCCGGACAATACCAAAGAAAAAGGGGTTCTGGTGCTTGTCAGCTCCACCAGAGACTGCTTGCCCGGTTCATGGAGGAATTTGTTCTGTTGTGTCATCATTTTGCCTTCTTGAGGCTGATGCAGTGATACCACTTGCAAGGGTTCTTGAAGGAACAGATGCCGGAGTGTGTGAAGCATCTTTAGATGCACTATTGACTTTAATTGAAGGTGAAAGACTTCAAAATGGTAGTAAGGTGCTAGCAGAAGCAAATGCAATTACTCCAATGATAAGATGTCTTAGTTCACCTTCCCTCAGACTGCAGGAGAAAGCTCTGCATGCTTTGGAAAGGATTTTCCGGCTGCCTGAGTTCAAGCAGAAGTATGGTCCAGCTGCTCAGATGCCTTTAGTAGATTTAACACAGCGAGGCAATAGTAGTATGAAGTCTCTTTCAGCCAGGATACTTGCTCACTTGAATGTACTTCATGACCAATCTTCCTATTTCTAA